One window of the Vicinamibacterales bacterium genome contains the following:
- a CDS encoding carboxymuconolactone decarboxylase family protein, with the protein MRNRALIALIGLLLSSPTFAQSDQLVVLSSNATKAVVEALGPQESAAPPDRLPPVPVDQMTAAQKQAVADFKTARGAEVTGPFHPLLRSPELMTRTRAMGDYLRYKSALPPRLSEFVILMTARAWTQQYEWNAHHPIALKAGLSPDTALAIAEGRRPASMQDDEAVLYDFCQELHRDKGVSDATYARAVAKFGEPAVVDAIGISGYYTMLAMVLNTARTPASQSGAPVLRPLPE; encoded by the coding sequence ATGCGGAACCGTGCGCTCATCGCCCTCATCGGCCTCCTCCTCAGCTCTCCAACGTTCGCGCAATCCGACCAACTGGTCGTCCTCAGTTCCAATGCGACCAAGGCCGTGGTCGAGGCACTCGGGCCGCAGGAGTCGGCGGCCCCGCCGGACCGGCTGCCGCCGGTTCCAGTTGATCAGATGACTGCGGCACAGAAGCAGGCGGTCGCCGACTTCAAGACCGCTCGCGGCGCGGAAGTGACCGGCCCGTTTCATCCGCTGCTGCGCAGCCCCGAACTGATGACCCGCACGCGCGCGATGGGCGACTACCTGCGCTACAAGAGCGCGCTGCCGCCGCGGCTCAGCGAGTTCGTGATCCTGATGACAGCGCGGGCGTGGACGCAGCAGTACGAATGGAACGCCCACCACCCGATTGCCTTGAAGGCCGGGCTGAGTCCCGACACTGCGTTGGCGATCGCGGAGGGCCGGCGGCCTGCCTCGATGCAGGACGATGAGGCGGTGCTGTATGACTTCTGCCAGGAACTGCACCGCGACAAGGGCGTGAGCGACGCCACCTATGCGAGAGCCGTGGCGAAGTTCGGGGAGCCGGCCGTGGTCGATGCCATCGGCATCAGCGGCTACTACACGATGCTGGCGATGGTGCTTAATACGGCCCGCACGCCTGCCAGCCAGAGCGGCGCGCCAGTGCTCCGGCCGCTGCCAGAGTGA
- a CDS encoding PadR family transcriptional regulator — protein MSSSRSNILQGTLDLLILKALASGELHGLGVSRRVEQITCGAFRAQPGSLFPALHRLEEQGFLTSTWQASENNRRAKFYTLTKAGRRQLGEATAQWNRIAQAMALALEA, from the coding sequence ATGTCTTCGTCGCGTTCCAACATCCTCCAAGGCACACTCGACCTCCTGATCCTGAAGGCGCTCGCCTCCGGCGAGCTGCACGGCCTCGGGGTATCGCGACGCGTTGAGCAGATCACGTGCGGCGCTTTCCGGGCTCAGCCCGGGTCCCTCTTCCCTGCCCTGCACCGGCTCGAGGAGCAAGGGTTCCTCACCTCGACCTGGCAGGCCTCCGAGAACAACCGCCGGGCGAAGTTCTACACGCTGACCAAGGCCGGCCGCCGCCAACTGGGCGAAGCCACGGCGCAATGGAACCGCATTGCGCAGGCCATGGCCCTGGCCCTGGAGGCGTAG